The sequence GAATCCTCGATTACTCTCTTTAGTAGTATGTCTTAGTGTTTGCAATCTGGATGTTTTATGTATCTTGCTTGCGTTATAATAAAATGGGTTTTACCTGGTTCAGGTTTCTAATTGACTAGTTTAAATATATTTCTTAGAGTAATAATGCAAATTCTACGCGAGGATACTAAAGCAAAATTGTTAAAATAAGAACCCGTACCAACAACATTCACACAACACAATAGCTGACATTAGACAGCCAACAACCTCAAGCTACTATTGACAGACTTCATTCCCTGATCATTGACAGTAACATTAACTCCTAAACTTAGCTGGTGTCTTCTTGACTTCCATATCCCATTCGAATACCTTATGTTCATTGTCAAATGGACTCGAAATACGGCCGCACTTCCATTTGAAACCTTCATTTTCGCATCCTCCCAAGGTACCCCAGAAGTTTGAATCATCTCAGTAAGATGCTTTGTATGACTATGTTGTTGATAAAATTGTGGAATAGATGTATTTCCAATTGGTAAAGTTAAGATCTTACCATAATAATACATAGTCATGTTAAGCTTATCGTAGTAAATACTCTTCTCATTGTTTCGATTCCAGAAACTGAGCTCCAGTGATATGGCTGTGGAATTCGGGTCATTTGAAGCTTTATCGAGGGCAGGAATGTAAAAAATTTCGAGTGAACATCGAGGTCTAAGCTGTATAGTAAACCACATGATTAGAAAATACAAAGATACAGAGACTGTAATTGCTATGAACAATTTGAAAAAGAATACACGTCTAGTACTATTGGAATTTGCAGGAGCTTGAGCAGTCTTAGCAGTTGGCATGATGAGTTTTTAAGTGGAGATATCAGAGGAATTCTGCTTATAAATACCCCTTAAGAGAAGAATACCGAATACAAAACTAAAAGATCATCGGATAGCAGGAATCCGAGTCATCAAATATAATGAGTTTCACGCCTAGTGTGTAGCCGTCAGCATTCAACTTAAGTTTCAGATATGGTTGTTTACACCAAACTGCTAGCACTACCATTGCCGACCAACTTTAACTTGCACTCTTTAAAGTTTCAATAATACATGACCCAGTTCGCAAGCATTATTTAAGATCATATGAAAAGTTTCTTGAGACCAGCAAATGGTCCCAGTAGTTCACTGGAAAGTACATAACTTA comes from Papaver somniferum cultivar HN1 chromosome 7, ASM357369v1, whole genome shotgun sequence and encodes:
- the LOC113296710 gene encoding protein NDR1-like yields the protein MPTAKTAQAPANSNSTRRVFFFKLFIAITVSVSLYFLIMWFTIQLRPRCSLEIFYIPALDKASNDPNSTAISLELSFWNRNNEKSIYYDKLNMTMYYYGKILTLPIGNTSIPQFYQQHSHTKHLTEMIQTSGVPWEDAKMKVSNGSAAVFRVHLTMNIRYSNGIWKSRRHQLSLGVNVTVNDQGMKSVNSSLRLLAV